A stretch of Leucobacter aridicollis DNA encodes these proteins:
- a CDS encoding thiamine pyrophosphate-dependent enzyme — MSQHASRSGGELLVDTLAEQGVTRVSCVPGESYLPVLDALREAPIEVDVCRHEAGAGNMAVATGKLTGRAGVAMVTRGPGAMHAAISVHTAEQDAVPMLLLIGQVALRDRERGGFQEMNYHEVFGSVAKWVVSLDTVERIPETIARAFRIAEGGRPGPVVIEMPEDVLAETAAVAAVPRIEPLTAAPTPAAVAQIRERLRVAKRPLVLLGRSTWSQETADAALAFAERYELPTLAAFRCQDYIDNTSAYYGGHVGLGTDAALAARLEEADVILAVGGHIGDAETKGYEILGPKPGRTLIHVAASEMDVDRYLQATIAVQATPRAFFDAMLGAAGEPPVAASGARRDWVSTVRSEEVARSIPPVQSDDLLSAIMTQLADELPADAIVANGAGNYAVWVHQFVKYRRYGTQLAPASGAMGFGLPAGIAGGLVHPGRQVVVFAGDGCFSMAMTEMGVLRSSGVPAVVVIVNNGIYGTIRLHQERRYPGRVSATSFENPDFVMLAQAFGFTAERVTTADDFMRVYRAATASGEAAVIEVVVDPLRSTPSVRLDELV, encoded by the coding sequence ATGTCACAGCACGCATCTCGCAGCGGCGGCGAACTTCTCGTCGACACACTTGCCGAGCAGGGGGTGACCCGCGTCAGCTGCGTACCCGGCGAAAGCTACCTGCCGGTGCTCGACGCACTGCGCGAGGCGCCAATCGAGGTTGACGTGTGTCGCCACGAGGCTGGCGCGGGCAACATGGCGGTCGCGACAGGCAAGCTCACTGGCCGAGCGGGAGTCGCGATGGTCACCCGCGGGCCAGGCGCGATGCACGCTGCCATCTCGGTGCACACCGCCGAGCAGGACGCGGTACCGATGCTGCTGCTCATCGGACAGGTCGCGCTGCGAGACCGCGAGCGCGGCGGGTTCCAAGAGATGAACTACCACGAGGTCTTCGGATCTGTCGCGAAGTGGGTTGTTTCGCTCGACACCGTCGAACGCATCCCAGAGACGATCGCGCGGGCGTTCCGGATCGCCGAGGGCGGCAGGCCGGGCCCAGTGGTGATCGAGATGCCCGAGGACGTGCTCGCTGAGACCGCGGCAGTCGCGGCAGTGCCCCGCATCGAGCCGCTCACCGCGGCCCCGACCCCCGCCGCGGTCGCGCAGATTCGGGAGCGCCTGCGGGTCGCGAAACGCCCACTCGTGCTGCTCGGCCGCAGCACATGGTCGCAGGAGACAGCCGACGCAGCCCTCGCGTTCGCCGAGCGCTACGAGCTACCAACGCTCGCAGCCTTCCGCTGTCAGGACTACATCGACAACACGTCTGCCTATTACGGTGGCCACGTCGGGCTCGGCACCGACGCTGCGCTCGCCGCCAGGCTCGAAGAGGCAGACGTGATCCTCGCGGTTGGCGGTCACATCGGTGACGCCGAAACCAAGGGCTACGAGATCTTGGGGCCCAAGCCTGGCCGCACGCTCATACACGTTGCGGCGAGCGAGATGGACGTCGACAGGTACCTGCAGGCGACGATCGCGGTGCAGGCGACCCCGCGGGCGTTCTTCGACGCCATGCTCGGGGCGGCTGGGGAGCCCCCTGTCGCCGCGAGTGGCGCGCGACGCGACTGGGTGAGCACGGTTCGGAGCGAAGAGGTCGCGCGCTCGATCCCGCCGGTGCAGAGCGACGACCTGCTGTCAGCGATCATGACGCAGCTCGCCGACGAGCTCCCGGCCGACGCGATCGTCGCGAACGGGGCAGGCAACTACGCGGTGTGGGTGCACCAGTTCGTGAAGTACCGGCGGTACGGCACGCAGCTCGCGCCCGCGAGCGGCGCCATGGGCTTTGGGCTTCCCGCGGGCATCGCCGGGGGCCTCGTCCACCCTGGCCGCCAGGTTGTCGTGTTCGCTGGCGACGGCTGCTTCAGCATGGCGATGACCGAGATGGGTGTGCTGCGCAGCTCAGGCGTGCCAGCCGTTGTCGTCATCGTGAATAACGGCATCTACGGCACCATCAGGTTGCATCAGGAGCGCCGCTACCCTGGCCGTGTCAGCGCCACCTCGTTCGAGAACCCAGACTTTGTGATGCTCGCACAGGCGTTTGGGTTCACAGCAGAACGCGTGACCACCGCCGACGACTTCATGCGCGTGTACCGCGCTGCGACCGCAAGCGGCGAGGCCGCGGTGATCGAGGTCGTTGTCGATCCGCTCAGGTCAACCCCGAGCGTGAGGCTCGACGAGCTCGTGTAG
- a CDS encoding 2-hydroxyacid dehydrogenase has protein sequence MTVPRNTLLVVPDAESDADAAAFRACFAAVAPQGVELRVHVGQPATDAAWRELVADADGIVLNWRLPDEALRAATKLRVVSFLGTGAADHLDLGAAQARGIDVRTVSGYSNDAVAEHTLGLLLALARGTVARNRELREGEWLPATGMQLSGKRLGLVGYGGIGQRVAELGAAFGMDVVAWTRSGRVASPARFAELAEVLSESDVVSLHLSLTPGTTACIGAEELATMREGALLLNTARGALVDEAAVLDALDSGRLGGYATDVFVEEPAPPGSPLLAHPRVLATPHIGYATADAEAALLRRGIENAIAGLTGASPTT, from the coding sequence ATGACTGTTCCACGAAACACGCTGCTCGTTGTCCCTGACGCAGAGAGTGACGCAGACGCTGCAGCCTTTCGAGCGTGCTTTGCGGCGGTCGCGCCGCAGGGCGTCGAGCTCAGGGTGCACGTTGGCCAACCGGCGACCGATGCGGCGTGGCGGGAGCTCGTCGCTGATGCCGACGGCATCGTCTTGAACTGGCGGTTGCCAGACGAGGCGTTGCGGGCAGCGACCAAGCTTCGCGTCGTGTCGTTTCTCGGGACGGGCGCGGCAGATCACCTTGATCTTGGCGCCGCCCAGGCTCGCGGAATCGACGTTCGAACGGTGTCTGGCTATTCGAACGACGCCGTCGCGGAGCACACACTCGGGCTGCTGCTTGCGCTCGCCCGCGGCACGGTTGCGCGAAACCGCGAGCTCCGCGAGGGCGAGTGGCTGCCTGCGACAGGGATGCAGCTGTCTGGCAAACGCCTGGGCCTCGTCGGCTACGGCGGTATCGGGCAGCGGGTCGCTGAGCTCGGCGCGGCGTTTGGGATGGACGTTGTCGCGTGGACGCGCAGCGGCCGCGTCGCCAGCCCCGCGCGGTTCGCCGAGCTCGCCGAGGTGTTGAGCGAGAGCGACGTCGTCAGCCTGCACCTCTCGCTGACGCCTGGGACAACTGCCTGCATCGGCGCCGAGGAGCTCGCAACCATGCGCGAGGGGGCCCTGCTTCTCAACACCGCCCGCGGGGCGCTCGTTGACGAAGCCGCGGTGCTCGACGCCCTCGACTCAGGCAGGCTTGGCGGGTACGCGACTGACGTTTTCGTCGAGGAACCGGCGCCGCCAGGGTCGCCACTCCTCGCTCACCCGCGCGTGCTTGCGACTCCACACATCGGCTACGCCACCGCCGACGCAGAGGCGGCACTGCTTCGACGTGGCATCGAAAACGCTATCGCTGGCCTCACCGGGGCCAGCCCAACGACCTAG